The sequence below is a genomic window from Rissa tridactyla isolate bRisTri1 chromosome 20, bRisTri1.patW.cur.20221130, whole genome shotgun sequence.
TCCTGGATGTATACCTAAGCAgctaaactgaaaacaaatattcacagaaagaaaatgagcaaaaggCAAGTCTCTATGGAAATACTTTTACAGATACAAAATGGCACTTAATACTATGGTGGTTCTGACGGAAGGCTGGTCGATCCTAGTGCTCCAAAGCAGATGATTaaggaagagcagaaggaaaggacATCCTGGTAATTCCCCACCatgttctgccaccttccccagTGGGAATCCAGTCTGTCACAGGTGGTAGTTTTGTATTTAACAGCCCTCAATGCAGTTCTCTCCACAATTTCTCCTGTCGCTCCTTGAACTTAGCGTTCACAACATCTCGTAGCACACATTTCCACGGTTTGACTATAAATTGTGTGACGAACAATCTCCTTTGGAAAGTCTAAGAATTCTGAAAAGCTTACCTCTCGTGGGGGAGGCTTAACTGACACTTCTGAGACTGGCAATTTCTCTGTTGGTTGAGATACAAATTCTTCATTCTTTaaggaaaaagcagctgtaaGTCACAGACCCCTGTCAGAAGGCAAAGCTCCAGCTAAAGCCCGTGCAgccccttttcctttctgaacGAGGCTGTTCCCTGCAATGCATGTTTGTGAAAGCTGTGTGTCGGCATTTCCAGCACTTTCCCTCTGCAACCTGACAGAgctatttggaaatatttctagCAGTTGACACAATATTCTCCTTTAATTTCTGTTGCTGGTTTTACCAGCTTGGACTAATCTAAGGAATTCACTTTAGCCTTATGCTGAGAACCATATACTCTGGCTTTCTTACTCAAGCTATTTTGGCTCTTTTTGTCCTGGACAACTCAGCCCAAGTTCACCAGGAGAGCTGAAAACAAGTGACCTTTAACTGGCTCCTCTGAGCTAAATGTACCCGGATTGAAGTCCCTGTATTTATGCGAATGCAGCAACTTAGAAGCTTGTGAGTGCtcctctgctgggagctgctAACATGGGGTTGAACAACCAGCTGTTTCCAGGAACAAGGTGTGCCACAGCAGATCTCTGTACCCTTTCATTGTCTCTTAAGTCAGAGCACGCAACTGTGAGGCTCTCAGGCAAAAACATGTACACAATGCAAGAATATACATCGCTTCTGTGCAAGGGTGTCAAACATTGGGTTCGTCTAGCTTTGGAAAGGATTGCTCACACGCTCTTCCCAAAGATTACAGCACTATACACTCATTTTCCTACTTGTAGACTGCTTATTTTCTAACCTTCCTTCCTTGTGCGATGGGGGCAGGATCCACTAGGGTCTCTTGACCTTCAGGAACAGATGTCACCATTTGAGCAGTTTCACCTATCTATGGAAGAACATATAGTTCAGTACAGTTGTAACTTCAGTCCACTCGGAGGACCAAGGAACAAGATTCATGTCACAGTGCTTCATTTTTATAATGTGTAATGGTTAAACTATTAACCTGAAAGTTTTATTCAAACAACTCACCTTATTTTGTGGAACCGGAACAGGTTGTGGCTTTACATCTATTAAGTACAAGGCACGGgaaagcaggagcagagaaggTGGAACATTCTCTTTTAAATGCAGATCCAGCCACTGTAcgaagaaaacagaaggaaaagttgTTTCATATTGGCTCTATGTCTGCACGTATTTATACAGCACCCTTTGTCCTTAAAGATCTTAAAGCTATCTTGAGTTTGACTAATACAGTTTTAAGTTACCACAATGAGGAGAAATACTTTTGAGGACTAGTGTTGGCTCTACTACAAGTCTTCGCTATTTTATAAGTTTAAAACATATTCCACCTCCCTGCTTCATCTTGCTTGTTAGCTTGCCCTGCTGCTACTTGGTTTTCTCTTTAGTCTAAGACATAATCTGGATACTTCATGCCTTAAAGCTCAGCTATGCAGGTGAGGATCCATCTAGAAACGTACATAAATTCGTAGTGAAACTGTGCCTGCCGTAACTGAACGTGCCTCTGTCCTAGGAGAAACCCTGTTAAACAAGGCCAGAGCAGAGCGTACTTGCCTGTCTGAgctgttccttcagctgctcctccgAGAGCCCCAGTGATCGCATTCCTCTGGCTCTGCAGGCGCTCTGCAGCTCAGACACACTTAGGCCATTGACTCCTTCCTTGGCAATCATCTGAAATGAGAAGGAATGTTCCTACCTAGGCACAGAGGAAGCCAAAACCCTGATGTACTTGATGAGCTGGAGCCCAAAGAAATGTCTGTTTAGGTAAATCTGCATAAAGTCAGATCAACACAGAGCTGAGACAGAACTGACTTTGTAGATAATTCATTCTGTCCTTGAAAGCTGACAGTCGTCCGCTACAGAGGGTGAAAAACTTTGATCCTGATTATTTTTCCCACCCCCGAGTATTGGCAATTTCACTTTTACATGTGATCCTACAGGTCTGAAGAGTTCACTCAAAGGCAGGTGACCCTGGGAACTGTCGAGGTTGCAGGCTTTAAAGCAGAACCTGTGGTTAGCTGCACGTGCCTTCCAGAACTGGTCACCTCTTAGTAGCAAGAAGTTTTCTGGTCAAAATAAGATTCTTAACACCATTTCAAATTATAGTTCCTACAAAATCGTAAAACATTGGCTGGGACTTCTGGAGGTCcccagtccaacctcctgttcAAAAGAGGGTTAACTTAAAAGTTTCTTTGCACTGCTCAGCCTTTTCCATTTACGCTTTGAGCCCCTCTAGGGATGGGGATTTCACAACCTCTGTGTACCAACTcactgatttttacattttttttcttatcaagttggaatttcccttgctgcaacttaACGACCATTACCTGTTGTCCTTTCACTATGCCCCTGTAAGTCTGGTTCCATTTTCTAAATAACCCCATTAGGCAGTGGAAAACAGCAAGCAGATTGTCCCTtggccttctccaggctaaataaatCCATCCACTTTATAAACTAATAGAAATTCATACTGAATTCAGTTGGTTAAAGTCTGCTGTTTCCATACACTATTTATTCCAGAATTGGAACCCCCCCTTTTTTAAAAGTTAGTACGACTCCAGAATAAAAATATAAGGGCGTTCCAAACAGTGACACTATCTGCAGTGCCACACTCGTTAGGGCTCACTGAAGGCAGCAAAGGTGCAGGAAGATGAATTCTCATTCCGTTTTTTCTGGAATCTCTCCTGGGGAGAACCTGACTGCCATCAGTATTAAACTTCAGGTCTGAAGATGGAGTGTGGGCAGCGACACATCAGAGGGCAGAACTTCAGATTGCGAAAGGCGTGCATTCCACCAAAGCAGCTACACCTGTGCGATTTTTAAACTTACTTCATCATCTGCCTTGATAGTTCTGAGTCTCAGCAGAAGTTGAAAGCGGAGCAGATTGTTGGTGCCAATGGGCTGCAGCTCAAGCAATTTGCAAAGAGCTACCAACTGCGGCCGTTCCAAGTGTTCCAGGGTCAGCTCGTCCTCAAAGAGCTTGGAGAAGCGTACAATCTCCTGGGTACTGGGCCGATGGCCGGTGTGACGAATCTAAACAAAGCAGAGGCATCAGGGCCAAACGCCAGACCTAAACAGAACCACAGTTTGTgaatcctcttcctcctctaaggaagaagcccttcctgtctCACACTGATATTCCTGCCTCTGGTGGGAAGAGAAAGATATAGTTAAAAGGCCAAATTGAAACAGTGTTTTTGAGTGGCCACTTCAAGGAtttcacagagtaaaactttCACTCTTGTTCCGGAATGGAAATGCTTGTCTGCAGAGAGAGCTCTGACAGATGGGGTCAAAAACTAGTGTCAGCAGAGCATTAGCTGCAGGAGGGCGTCCAGTTAACAATAACACCTGACGGGACAGCTCTGTGTTGTCAAAACTCTCTGCAATCTTCACAGAAATCCCATATTCTCTGCCCAAAACAACAGCACTAAAGCTGGTGTAAGCCTAttgctgccacccccagcacagcccattTTACCTGGTGCACGTAAGAAGAGAATTGTTTTCCTTGTCCTGTATCTGCTTTGTTCCTTTTGGCCATCTCTGCAATGGTCTCCTGCAGGAACTTCGCTAACTCCagctttgcatttaatttctttttctgtttttcttcctttatttaggaaagaaaaaaaattattagaaattccACTTGAAAATCAGAAGGGAGGGGATTCTGGAAAAGACATGAAATAAGATTTCAGTACTGAAAGCAAACAGGCTTTGGTTACAGTCGAAAATGAAATTGCTGTGTACTTTCCTACTGATTGCTGTACTATCTCCACATTCTGCTGTCCTGCCTAGGAATGAGCTAGGAATGTCTGACCTAGACATGTGTGTGAGGCCAATACTCATTTACAGCAGCTCTTTATGCAGTTGCCCAGATGTTCTAACGAGCGGGAGTACACAGTCTACGCCTTCAGAAAGCACACAAACCTTTTTTGACTCTGTCTCAAACGTCGAGGGCAGCATTTCAGGGAACAGTTTCAAGAAGACAGGTAACAGAAATTCCATGAAGGGGACAATGACAAACACCAGGAAGGGAACCAGCCGGAAGAGATCTGCGCAAGTTCTCAGCAGCTGTACAGAGAAGAGCACAGCAGAAATTATTATTCAACCAGACACAAAAACCAACGTGTTTCAAAGAAGTGTGGAAGCTGAGCAGTTAGACTTCTTTTGCTACAGCAAGCCTCGTAATGCATCATTTTAGCCAGGTGTTCGTATGTCTGGCACTTACCCTTCGTCTCTCCCTCCTAGTGAGGACCTGACCATGTAACAGCCTCCACACCATCCTGGCAGCCACCTTAGTGTCAATCCAAAGCAAGTGGAATCCATTGTAATAATGTTTCAGTTCATCCACAATTTTTTGGCGTAAAGACTTTTTTCCCACGGGCGTCTCTATGACTTGTTTTGCTGGAGTTTTGGCAGGTTTAGTGCCCTGGTTTACAGAACTTCGGTGGGGCGGAGGTTCATCTCGGAGCTCCTGACGCAAGCAGGCGGACGTGTGAAACGTTCGCACAACTTTAGGCGGTGAGTGAGGTAGGCCAGCGCCCAACCGTGCGCAGCGCAGCGATGGCTGGTTTTCAGAGTCTCTTACGCAAGTCCAGGTTAAATGAGAATTCACTAGTTGGACAAAAGCAACTGCTGGAGAGTATGGAGGACTGGAGTGCGCAAGAAGATGGGAGCCTCTGAAACTGGAGAGGTATTTAAGCAAGTAACAGTGCATTGTGGCTAACGTACCTAGGCATTACACACAAATTAATGTTCTTAGTGCCAAATTGTGAAACTGATCTTGTGGCTGTCTCAGTATCTGAGATTCTCATCCTTCAGCAACAGGTAAAATGTTGAGAATTTGTCCTATACTAACAACTTTTCCCTAGGGGGAGAATAACTCCTGACTCCAGACTGCCTCTAGGAAGTCCTTCTACCAATTGCATCGGCTAAAACTTACCAgttgcaaacaaagaaaaaccaaagccCCTTCTCACCAAGCCTTTAGAACAGAGTTCTCTATGtttcctgccccttcctcccgCAGCAGTGTCAGCCATTAGAGACAGGCTGCACACTGAAGAGAGGCAAGTCGTTAGATAGCGCGATCTCTTTTCATAACAGAACTAAGAGCTTGCAGACTGCTATGCATTATCACAACTGCTAAAATCCCTTAGACAGATCAAACTTTGTACTTCtaaggttgccccgagaagctgtggctgccccatccctggaggtgtttaaggccaggttggatggggcttggagcaacctgggctggtgggaggcgtccctgcccagggcaggggcatgggactggatgggctttaaggtcccttcccacccaaaccattctgtgattctatgttcagCCAGGTAACCTTTTGTAGAAGTACTCTGCTTTAAAGCATTGGTATTATGCTGAACGTGCACACTACCAACATTGGAACAGCACCCGTTACAATAAATAAATGGCTAAAGAAAAGTGTCATCATGCCAGGGACCCTCCTTGCTCCCTTTGGTGCGATTACCCTCAGCCCCTTTCAATTCCAACCGAGCATAACGGGAAAACTGTGGCACAGAGCACCGATAAACATCATTCTGCATCTCACCTGGTCCTGGCTATGGCAAAGAGCACGTTACAGCTGGAGAGGGCCATGATGCCACGGAGTCATCGGCTCTGCCTGGACGCGGGCGGCAGCGGGACCCTCATCTCCGTCAACAGCGGCCGGGGAGCCTCGCGGTGCACTGGGGCCCTCcctgccgcggggccgggccctgcaGGACCCGCCGGGGCTCTGGCACATCACCGGCCCGCTGCCGGGGGTGCGAGGGGAGAGGTAagcgggggctggcggggcggcaCCGGGGGATCCCCACAgctccccgggccgggccccgccgctccctccccgccCGACGGCTGGGCCGCCCCGGCACCGCTGCCATCCCCCGGGCCGCTCCCGGTCCCCGCGCTCACCCCCGGCACCGCtgtcccccgccccggcccgatCCCGGGCCCGCTCACCCCCGgcaccgctccccgccgcggccccaGTCCTCCCTCGCCGTCCCATCGCGCCCTGGCCCGCGGCGCTCTAGCCCGGCGAGCCGCGCTCTATGGTTCCCTCTTCATCACGCCATCGCGTTCCGTCACGGCCTTTTCGGCGGCAGCCAATCAGGAGGCACGACTGCGGCCCTGCCCGGAGGCCGCCCaatgggagcagggaggggcggggcctgaCCCGAGGTGCCCGCGGGGAGGGCCGCCAATGGGCTGCgagagcgcggcggcggcgagggggcGGGCCTTGAAGGGTGATGTCACGGGCCGGTGCGTGACGCCATCGTTACGCGGCGCGGCTGCGTGTGACGTCagggagggtgaggagggggcgcgcgcgggcgcgcgggCGGACGAGGCGGGAGCCCCGTGAGGAACCctcggggcggccgcggggcccgAGGCCTGTGGGGAGGCTGGAGGCCGGGTCTGTGCGGGGGCCCGTGGGAAGGCCCGAGGCCTGTGGGAAGGCCTGAGGCCGGGCCTCCTCACGGTGCCCGGGGCAGGCACAGGCCGCGGGGCCAGCGGGGGACAGGGGACCCCTCCTTTCTCCTACCCTTTATATTATTTGTCATTCGTTTTGCCGCAGGCTGCCCCGGCACACCCTCAGAGGAGCTCCGCTGGTGGCGGCTGTTCACCCATGCATTTCCACCGTTTGTGTAGCGCCTGGAGCACGGGGGAGAAGCTGGGAGCCATGCACGGGGACAGGCTGCCGGCTGGAGGGCGCTCGCTGGCTCTGCCCTGTGTGACTGCTGCGTCCCGTGAAGCCTTGGTCCTGGCGAAAGGTAGGAGAACTTGTGAGGCAGGCGACTCGCACAGTGATGTCGTTTCATCAGCGGCCACGTCTGTGTTTCCTGGTGCGTTTATAcagttttcaaaagggaaaaacacCATCACTATTTCAGGAGCCCACGCTATCCAGCAAAACATTGATAGTATCCCTTTATTTTGTTGTATGCAACAAAACTTTGCTTTTATGTGAAAGGTTCCCATTTAAGCGTTTGCAGTTTGTATCTATATATAGAACAGAACATATTCTGAGCAGCTGCGTGTACGGTGGGGTGTGTAAGTGTAGAGCCTCCTTTTGTGTGTTAGCGCCTGAGAACAGCTTTGCATAGTATTGGGTGTCAGCAGGAAGTTTCAAGCCCTGACGTGTTTGAGACAAATACTGTGGCTCTGCGGATCTGATGAAACACAGGCAGCTGGAGAAACGTTCTTGGTTCAGAGACTTGGTCTCTTGAATCATCTTCTATGTTTGAGGGACTCGGagggaaaaaacattttattgcCCATGAAGAAAAGGGTTTGTAACCCTTTCGCAACTTCACTAATGGGTTCCTAAACAGatgaatgatattttaaaaagtggGAAATAAAATTGGTAAAGATGGGTAAGAAGCGGGACAGAAAGCTCCCGAGGTCTGCCACCAGAGTGGCAGTGCCTCAGTGCATTGCTGTGTTTTCCATTGGTTGGAAAGCACGTTTCCCATTAAGGGCTGGTCTCCAAgtcttttaaattctgaaaaaaagccaccccaccccaccattaatccaaatacttttttactgtaaaaaacatttctgcatCGTTAATTCAGACCATGTAATAGTACAATTTAGTTCCTGTGTGCTTTATTCTGCCAGAGTCAGTTCTGCTAAACCGCATCCCCCGGGATCGCAGaggagggtttggttttgttttcccttgggagaggctcttgcttgagGAAGCGACAGAATAGGAAATTAAAACTAGAGGAGTAGGCAAACACAAACTGCTGTCCTCTGAACACCGCTAAGGAGGTGTCCTTTGTTCATCACGCTGGAGTGGGAGAGCTGCGGTACTGTACTGGCACTCCAGCTTTCAGGAACTTGGAAATGCAGATTTTGTCACCTGAGAGATGCATTTCCACGTGAATTTGTGAGGTGGCTTCTAAGAGCCGAGTCTGTTGGATGTGATTGTTTACCTTCTTGTTTTCAAAGCTGTGATTTAAACATGCTTAGATTCTGCCTTCAAGAGTTTTTCCAGCATGAACGAGGGCTAGACGCTCCTGTTTCAAAGGAGACTGATACAGGGATGCTCCTGCGCTGTGTTAAGCGCTGGGCCTTTAGGAAAGTCACTGAAGTGGTGAGGGGTGAGAGCCCCTCCTCGGCACTGCCCTGATGTAGAGCTGCAGCTTCTGCGAGCCCTTAGCGATGCCACCCCAGCTTTTGGCAAACGGCATCGGGCACAGCCAGTTTGTCCGGGAACAGGCATCAGTTCTGAACTGTTCTGAGACACACAGGCAGCACGATTTGGGGCACAGCTTCTGG
It includes:
- the LETM2 gene encoding LETM1 domain-containing protein LETM2, mitochondrial isoform X1 — its product is MALSSCNVLFAIARTSFRGSHLLAHSSPPYSPAVAFVQLVNSHLTWTCVRDSENQPSLRCARLGAGLPHSPPKVVRTFHTSACLRQELRDEPPPHRSSVNQGTKPAKTPAKQVIETPVGKKSLRQKIVDELKHYYNGFHLLWIDTKVAARMVWRLLHGQVLTRRERRRLLRTCADLFRLVPFLVFVIVPFMEFLLPVFLKLFPEMLPSTFETESKKEEKQKKKLNAKLELAKFLQETIAEMAKRNKADTGQGKQFSSYVHQIRHTGHRPSTQEIVRFSKLFEDELTLEHLERPQLVALCKLLELQPIGTNNLLRFQLLLRLRTIKADDEMIAKEGVNGLSVSELQSACRARGMRSLGLSEEQLKEQLRQWLDLHLKENVPPSLLLLSRALYLIDVKPQPVPVPQNKIGETAQMVTSVPEGQETLVDPAPIAQGRKNEEFVSQPTEKLPVSEVSVKPPPREVSFSEFLDFPKEIVRHTIYSQTVEMCATRCCER
- the LETM2 gene encoding LETM1 domain-containing protein LETM2, mitochondrial isoform X2 → MHCYLLKYLSSFRGSHLLAHSSPPYSPAVAFVQLVNSHLTWTCVRDSENQPSLRCARLGAGLPHSPPKVVRTFHTSACLRQELRDEPPPHRSSVNQGTKPAKTPAKQVIETPVGKKSLRQKIVDELKHYYNGFHLLWIDTKVAARMVWRLLHGQVLTRRERRRLLRTCADLFRLVPFLVFVIVPFMEFLLPVFLKLFPEMLPSTFETESKKEEKQKKKLNAKLELAKFLQETIAEMAKRNKADTGQGKQFSSYVHQIRHTGHRPSTQEIVRFSKLFEDELTLEHLERPQLVALCKLLELQPIGTNNLLRFQLLLRLRTIKADDEMIAKEGVNGLSVSELQSACRARGMRSLGLSEEQLKEQLRQWLDLHLKENVPPSLLLLSRALYLIDVKPQPVPVPQNKIGETAQMVTSVPEGQETLVDPAPIAQGRKNEEFVSQPTEKLPVSEVSVKPPPREVSFSEFLDFPKEIVRHTIYSQTVEMCATRCCER
- the LETM2 gene encoding LETM1 domain-containing protein LETM2, mitochondrial isoform X4, with the protein product MALSSCNVLFAIARTSFRGSHLLAHSSPPYSPAVAFVQLVNSHLTWTCVRDSENQPSLRCARLGAGLPHSPPKVVRTFHTSACLRQELRDEPPPHRSSVNQGTKPAKTPAKQVIETPVGKKSLRQKIVDELKHYYNGFHLLWIDTKVAARMVWRLLHGQVLTRRERRRLLRTCADLFRLVPFLVFVIVPFMEFLLPVFLKLFPEMLPSTFETESKKEEKQKKKLNAKLELAKFLQETIAEMAKRNKADTGQGKQFSSYVHQIRHTGHRPSTQEIVRFSKLFEDELTLEHLERPQLVALCKLLELQPIGTNNLLRFQLLLRLRTIKADDEMIAKEGVNGLSVSELQSACRARGMRSLGLSEEQLKEQLRQWLDLHLKENVPPSLLLLSRALYLIDVKPQPVPVPQNKIGETAQMVTSVPEGQETLVDPAPIAQGRKTKMEASPSSKAGANGV
- the LETM2 gene encoding LETM1 domain-containing protein LETM2, mitochondrial isoform X3 gives rise to the protein MALSSCNVLFAIARTSFRGSHLLAHSSPPYSPAVAFVQLVNSHLTWTCVRDSENQPSLRCARLGAGLPHSPPKVVRTFHTSACLRQELRDEPPPHRSSVNQGTKPAKTPAKQVIETPVGKKSLRQKIVDELKHYYNGFHLLWIDTKVAARMVWRLLHGQVLTRRERRRLLRTCADLFRLVPFLVFVIVPFMEFLLPVFLKLFPEMLPSTFETESKKEEKQKKKLNAKLELAKFLQETIAEMAKRNKADTGQGKQFSSYVHQIRHTGHRPSTQEIVRFSKLFEDELTLEHLERPQLVALCKLLELQPIGTNNLLRFQLLLRLRTIKADDEMIAKEGVNGLSVSELQSACRARGMRSLGLSEEQLKEQLRQWLDLHLKENVPPSLLLLSRALYLIDVKPQPVPVPQNKIGETAQMVTSVPEGQETLVDPAPIAQGRKNEEFVSQPTEKLPVSEVSVKPPPRETKMEASPSSKAGANGV